In one Ornithinimicrobium pratense genomic region, the following are encoded:
- a CDS encoding SDR family oxidoreductase, with product MTESTVGQRAESMTNDQGGFPAQEQEPPGSTSAMDPVPDHGEETYKGSGKLEGLRALVTGGDSGIGRAVAIAFAREGADVALSYLPDEQEDAESTAELVRAAGRTAVLCPGDLTAEATCEQVVEKSVQELGGLDVLVNNAGAQWARDEGLEQMSSERMDRIFKTNLYALMWMTRAALPHLGKGASIINVSSIQAWEPSTTLLDYAATKAAINNFTVNLAAEVGPRGIRVNAVAPGPIWTPLQPATKPAEAMEEFGADTPLGRAGQPSEVAPAFVFLASPRDASYVSGTVLGVTGGKPVF from the coding sequence ATGACCGAGTCGACCGTCGGCCAGCGCGCCGAGAGCATGACGAACGACCAGGGTGGCTTCCCCGCACAGGAGCAGGAGCCGCCCGGCAGCACGAGCGCGATGGACCCTGTGCCCGACCACGGGGAGGAGACCTACAAGGGCAGCGGCAAGCTCGAGGGCCTGCGCGCCCTGGTCACCGGTGGCGACTCCGGTATCGGCCGCGCGGTCGCGATCGCCTTCGCCCGTGAGGGTGCGGATGTCGCCCTGTCCTACCTGCCGGATGAGCAGGAGGACGCCGAGTCCACCGCCGAGCTGGTCCGCGCGGCCGGGCGCACCGCGGTGCTGTGCCCCGGTGACCTCACGGCGGAGGCAACCTGCGAGCAGGTTGTCGAGAAGTCGGTGCAGGAGCTGGGTGGGCTGGACGTGCTGGTCAACAACGCTGGCGCCCAGTGGGCCCGGGACGAGGGCCTGGAGCAGATGAGCTCGGAGCGGATGGACCGGATCTTCAAGACCAACCTCTACGCGCTGATGTGGATGACCCGAGCCGCCCTGCCGCACCTCGGCAAGGGCGCCAGCATCATCAACGTCAGCTCGATCCAGGCCTGGGAGCCCTCGACCACGCTGCTGGACTACGCGGCGACCAAGGCGGCCATCAACAACTTCACCGTCAACCTCGCGGCCGAGGTCGGCCCCAGGGGCATCCGGGTGAACGCGGTCGCCCCTGGACCGATCTGGACGCCCCTGCAGCCGGCCACCAAGCCCGCCGAGGCGATGGAGGAGTTCGGCGCCGACACCCCGCTGGGGCGGGCCGGCCAACCCTCGGAGGTGGCCCCAGCCTTTGTCTTCCTGGCCTCGCCGCGCGACGCCAGCTATGTCTCCGGCACGGTGCTCGGGGTGACCGGCGGCAAGCCGGTCTTCTAG
- a CDS encoding AMIN-like domain-containing (lipo)protein: MLGGAVPAAAAVPTGAASASVGAAGISCGVTWGSLEKARSDSHVGDGTISNVRSGRHACFDRVVVDIAGIAAGKVGHRVRYVDTVTQPGSGQPVPLAGGARLQVDVTVPAYDSSGRPTYSPKDRSKVVDVTGYDTLRQVAVAGSFEGQTTFGVGVRARLPMRVFVLDGPGSGSRLVIDVAHKW, encoded by the coding sequence ATGCTGGGCGGGGCCGTGCCCGCCGCGGCCGCGGTGCCGACCGGTGCGGCGAGCGCCTCGGTCGGCGCAGCGGGCATCAGCTGCGGGGTGACCTGGGGGTCACTGGAGAAGGCGCGCAGCGACAGCCATGTCGGCGACGGGACGATCAGCAACGTCCGCTCGGGGCGGCATGCCTGTTTCGACCGCGTGGTCGTGGATATCGCCGGGATCGCGGCCGGCAAGGTCGGCCACCGGGTGCGCTACGTCGACACGGTCACGCAGCCTGGGTCCGGCCAGCCCGTGCCGCTGGCCGGTGGGGCGCGGCTGCAGGTGGATGTGACCGTGCCGGCCTACGACTCCTCCGGCCGCCCGACCTACTCACCCAAGGACCGGAGCAAGGTGGTCGACGTCACCGGCTACGACACGCTGCGGCAGGTCGCGGTCGCCGGGTCGTTCGAGGGCCAGACCACCTTCGGTGTGGGCGTGCGCGCCCGGCTGCCGATGCGGGTCTTCGTGCTCGATGGCCCCGGGAGCGGCTCGCGCCTGGTCATCGACGTCGCGCACAAGTGGTGA
- a CDS encoding MBL fold metallo-hydrolase, with translation MNVRIDHGITTGAFELDGGTWEVDNNIWVLGNDEECVIIDAPHDAQKIADIAADRKVVGILLTHAHSDHVDAVFDLQEWVDGPIYLHPDDKPVWELTHPGRTWDEDLADGMTIEVAGQSLHVLHTPGHSPGACSFYVPGMATVFTGDTLFEGGPGATGRSFSNFDTIIESITDKLLALPEETVVRTGHGGSTTIGDEAPQRQEWIDRGS, from the coding sequence ATGAACGTGCGGATCGACCATGGCATCACCACCGGCGCCTTCGAGCTGGACGGCGGCACCTGGGAGGTGGACAACAACATCTGGGTGCTGGGCAACGACGAGGAGTGCGTGATCATCGACGCTCCCCATGACGCGCAGAAGATCGCCGACATCGCTGCGGACCGCAAGGTGGTCGGGATCCTGCTCACCCACGCCCACAGCGACCACGTCGACGCGGTCTTCGACCTGCAGGAGTGGGTGGACGGCCCCATCTACCTGCACCCCGACGACAAGCCGGTCTGGGAGCTCACCCACCCGGGCCGCACCTGGGACGAGGACCTGGCCGACGGGATGACGATCGAGGTCGCGGGGCAGAGCCTGCACGTGCTGCATACCCCCGGTCACTCCCCGGGTGCCTGCTCCTTCTACGTCCCGGGCATGGCGACGGTGTTCACCGGTGACACCCTCTTCGAGGGCGGGCCGGGCGCGACCGGCCGCTCGTTCAGCAACTTCGACACCATCATCGAGTCGATCACCGACAAGCTGCTGGCCCTGCCCGAGGAGACGGTGGTGCGCACCGGCCACGGCGGCAGCACCACGATCGGGGACGAGGCGCCGCAGCGTCAGGAGTGGATCGACCGGGGCAGCTGA
- a CDS encoding S-(hydroxymethyl)mycothiol dehydrogenase, which produces MSQIVKGVIARSKDADVEVVDIVVPAPGPGEAVVKVEACGVCHTDLHYRQGGINDEFPFLLGHEAAGTVEAVGEGVTEVEPGDFVILNWRAVCGQCRACAKGKPWYCFATHNATQKMTLAEGDPMAGAELSPALGIGAFIEKTLVAAGQCTKVDREASAVAAGLLGCGVMAGFGAAVNTGAVTRGDSVAVIGCGGVGDAAVAGAAIAGATTIIAVDIDDRKLETAKRFGATHTVNSKENDPVEAIQALTGGHGADVVVEAVGRPETYKQAFYARDLAGTVVLVGVPTPDLEVTLPLADVFGRGGALKSSWYGDCLPSRDFPMLIDLYRQGRFDLDGFVTETIGLGDVESAFTKMHGGDVLRSVVVIDSQTEAPAGAPETEESKA; this is translated from the coding sequence ATGTCCCAGATCGTCAAGGGCGTCATCGCCCGCAGCAAGGATGCCGACGTCGAGGTCGTCGACATCGTCGTGCCAGCCCCTGGTCCGGGGGAGGCGGTGGTCAAGGTCGAGGCCTGCGGCGTCTGCCACACCGACCTGCACTACCGTCAGGGCGGCATCAACGACGAGTTCCCCTTCCTCCTCGGCCACGAGGCCGCAGGGACGGTCGAGGCCGTGGGGGAGGGCGTGACGGAGGTCGAGCCCGGTGACTTCGTCATCCTCAACTGGCGCGCCGTGTGCGGCCAGTGCCGGGCCTGTGCCAAGGGCAAGCCGTGGTACTGCTTCGCCACCCACAACGCCACCCAGAAGATGACCCTGGCCGAGGGCGACCCGATGGCCGGGGCCGAGCTGAGCCCGGCCCTGGGGATCGGCGCGTTCATCGAGAAGACGCTGGTCGCCGCCGGCCAGTGCACCAAGGTCGACCGTGAGGCCTCCGCCGTCGCGGCTGGCCTCCTCGGCTGCGGCGTGATGGCCGGCTTCGGTGCAGCAGTCAACACCGGCGCCGTCACCCGCGGCGACTCGGTGGCCGTCATCGGCTGCGGCGGGGTCGGCGACGCCGCCGTGGCCGGGGCCGCGATCGCCGGTGCCACGACGATCATCGCCGTCGACATCGACGACCGGAAGCTGGAGACGGCCAAGCGCTTTGGCGCCACCCACACCGTCAACAGCAAGGAGAACGACCCGGTCGAGGCCATCCAGGCCCTCACCGGTGGGCACGGCGCCGACGTCGTGGTCGAGGCGGTAGGCCGCCCGGAGACCTACAAGCAGGCCTTCTACGCCCGCGACCTGGCCGGCACCGTCGTGCTCGTCGGGGTGCCGACCCCCGACCTGGAGGTCACCCTGCCCCTGGCCGACGTCTTCGGCCGCGGCGGGGCGCTGAAGTCCAGCTGGTACGGCGACTGCCTGCCTTCCCGCGACTTCCCGATGCTCATCGACCTCTACCGCCAGGGCCGGTTCGATCTCGACGGCTTCGTCACCGAGACAATCGGGCTCGGCGACGTCGAGTCGGCCTTCACGAAGATGCACGGCGGCGACGTGCTGCGTAGCGTCGTGGTTATCGACAGCCAGACCGAGGCGCCCGCGGGCGCTCCCGAGACGGAGGAGAGCAAGGCATGA
- a CDS encoding AMP-binding protein, whose product MTSAEPLIPLTVTPAGSTTELLSHAARRWPDRVAIDFLGAELTYAELAAQVSAAAQVLREHGVGPGDRVAVILPNSPQHVVAFYAITSLGATVAEHNPLAAPEEIRAQLRMHGARVVLAWEHSLAAVLEGGGGGSGSTVLAVDLTAGMPRRTRLLLRLPLKAARAKRAQLRATVPPGVGSWDRSVAAASRSTSRPRVNRATARLSTTRSEPAARTAEDVLHTPSPGDVAVLLPTGGTTGTPKLVPLTQANLMANVAQGQQWVPGLREGEETFGAVLPFFHAFGMTLSLTFAVSKGATQVVLPNFDVDMVVASIRRRPWTFLAGVPPMLDRLAAAATAADPTLLRPLRYAISGAMSLDPKVAQRWEEATGGLVIEGYGMTECSPVALGNPFGPERRPGTLGVPFPGTRIRVVDPDLVEEDPDAPDVPDGEVGELLVHGPQVFGGYLDAPEESAEVLLPGGWLRTGDLVRRDPDDGFVALADRRKELIISGGFNIYPTQVEEAVRGMPGVVDVAVVGLPDTSLGEHVVAALVLEQGAAVDLAALREWLHGRVSRYAVPRAVHLLEDLPRSQLGKVLRRRVRERLLGPQAGQPQEGQPQESQPQEGQPQEGQPE is encoded by the coding sequence GTGACGAGCGCAGAGCCCCTCATCCCGTTGACCGTGACGCCAGCCGGGTCGACCACCGAGCTGTTGTCCCACGCTGCCCGACGCTGGCCGGACCGGGTCGCGATCGACTTCCTGGGTGCCGAGCTGACCTACGCCGAGCTCGCGGCACAGGTCAGCGCCGCGGCCCAGGTCCTGCGCGAGCACGGGGTCGGGCCAGGCGACCGGGTGGCGGTCATCCTGCCCAACAGCCCCCAGCACGTCGTCGCCTTCTACGCGATCACCTCCCTGGGAGCTACCGTCGCCGAGCACAACCCGCTCGCGGCCCCGGAGGAGATCCGCGCCCAGCTGCGGATGCACGGGGCCAGGGTGGTGCTCGCCTGGGAACACTCGCTGGCCGCCGTGCTGGAGGGCGGAGGCGGGGGCAGCGGCTCTACCGTGCTCGCCGTCGACCTGACCGCGGGTATGCCGCGCCGAACCCGCCTGCTGCTGCGGCTGCCGCTCAAGGCTGCCCGGGCCAAGCGGGCCCAGCTGCGCGCAACCGTCCCGCCGGGCGTGGGTTCATGGGACCGCAGCGTCGCCGCGGCGAGCCGGTCGACGAGCAGGCCAAGGGTGAACCGTGCGACGGCAAGGCTCTCGACGACTCGGTCCGAGCCAGCGGCGAGGACAGCAGAGGACGTGCTGCATACCCCCTCCCCCGGCGACGTGGCGGTCCTGCTGCCCACGGGCGGCACCACCGGCACCCCCAAGCTGGTGCCGCTGACCCAGGCCAACCTCATGGCCAACGTCGCCCAGGGCCAGCAGTGGGTGCCAGGCCTGAGGGAGGGCGAGGAGACCTTCGGTGCGGTCCTGCCCTTCTTCCACGCCTTCGGGATGACGCTCTCGCTGACCTTTGCCGTGTCCAAGGGCGCCACCCAGGTGGTGCTGCCCAACTTCGACGTGGACATGGTGGTGGCCTCGATCCGGCGTCGGCCCTGGACCTTCCTCGCCGGCGTCCCGCCGATGCTGGACCGGCTCGCCGCAGCGGCCACCGCGGCGGACCCCACGCTCCTGCGCCCCCTGCGCTACGCGATCTCGGGGGCGATGTCGCTCGACCCGAAGGTCGCCCAGCGCTGGGAGGAGGCGACGGGCGGCCTGGTGATCGAGGGCTACGGCATGACCGAGTGCTCTCCCGTGGCACTGGGCAACCCGTTCGGGCCCGAGCGTCGACCTGGCACGCTCGGCGTCCCGTTCCCCGGCACCCGGATCCGCGTCGTCGATCCCGACCTGGTCGAGGAGGACCCCGACGCGCCCGACGTGCCCGACGGGGAGGTGGGCGAGCTGCTCGTCCACGGCCCGCAGGTGTTCGGCGGCTACCTCGACGCGCCGGAGGAGAGCGCGGAGGTCCTGCTGCCCGGTGGCTGGCTGCGTACGGGTGACCTGGTCCGGCGTGACCCGGACGACGGCTTCGTGGCCCTGGCCGACCGCCGCAAGGAGCTGATCATCTCCGGCGGTTTCAACATCTACCCTACCCAGGTCGAGGAGGCTGTCCGGGGCATGCCCGGCGTTGTTGACGTGGCCGTGGTCGGGCTGCCGGACACCTCGCTGGGCGAGCACGTCGTCGCCGCTCTTGTCCTCGAGCAGGGGGCAGCGGTGGACCTGGCTGCGCTGCGCGAGTGGCTGCACGGGCGCGTCTCCCGGTATGCCGTGCCCCGCGCCGTGCACCTGCTGGAGGACCTGCCCCGCAGCCAGCTGGGCAAGGTGCTGCGCCGGCGCGTCCGCGAGCGGCTTCTGGGCCCGCAGGCAGGCCAGCCGCAGGAGGGCCAGCCGCAGGAGAGCCAGCCGCAGGAGGGCCAGCCGCAGGAGGGCCAGCCGGAGTAG
- the ispF gene encoding 2-C-methyl-D-erythritol 2,4-cyclodiphosphate synthase: MTDLPRTGIGVDVHAWAPEGDSRALWLGCLEWPGERGIEGHSDGDVAAHAACNALLSAAGLGDLGAVFGTGRPELAGASGSRLLEHVASLLQAQGWTIGNVAVQVVAPRPKIGPRRGEMEAAMSAALGGAAVSVSAATTDSLGFVGRVEGLAGLATALVARS, from the coding sequence ATGACCGATCTGCCCCGCACCGGGATCGGTGTCGACGTCCACGCCTGGGCGCCCGAGGGGGACAGTCGCGCACTCTGGCTCGGCTGCCTGGAGTGGCCGGGAGAGCGTGGGATCGAGGGTCACTCCGACGGCGATGTCGCCGCGCACGCCGCCTGCAACGCCCTGCTGTCCGCAGCCGGGCTCGGTGACCTGGGCGCGGTCTTCGGCACCGGACGACCCGAGCTGGCCGGCGCCTCCGGGTCGCGGCTGCTCGAGCACGTCGCCAGCCTGCTGCAGGCGCAGGGCTGGACGATCGGCAACGTCGCAGTGCAGGTGGTGGCGCCCCGGCCCAAGATCGGGCCGCGCCGCGGGGAGATGGAGGCGGCGATGTCCGCTGCCCTCGGGGGTGCAGCCGTCTCGGTCAGCGCCGCTACCACCGACAGCCTGGGGTTTGTCGGCCGCGTCGAAGGGCTGGCCGGCCTGGCGACGGCGCTGGTCGCGCGCAGCTGA
- a CDS encoding IspD/TarI family cytidylyltransferase, with amino-acid sequence MPKALVPLGHGPQQAPIVVHALHAALACRALTSVVVVAPPDPEGMQQLTTAVRAAVAAAFPDRTRDKARQDTPTGSTGHVESPDRTRERHPRDTPGVSIQVVAGGAERSDSVRLGLRALPLGVSVVLVHDAARALTPVGVFDRVVEAVRSGRAAVTPALPVSDTVKQVVLGPDGLATVVTTLDRFTLRAVQTPQGFSRPTLERAHEEFERSGPGVGGVANATDDCSLVEACGGQVTVVEGSPRALKITTPHDLEQAAGWLAQAASTSAAGTAAAAPDGEEVSS; translated from the coding sequence TTGCCCAAGGCGCTCGTGCCCCTGGGCCACGGCCCGCAGCAGGCACCGATCGTCGTCCACGCCCTGCACGCCGCCCTGGCCTGCAGGGCGTTGACGTCGGTGGTGGTGGTCGCCCCACCGGACCCCGAGGGTATGCAGCAGCTCACCACGGCCGTCCGCGCTGCGGTCGCCGCAGCCTTCCCCGACAGGACACGCGACAAGGCCCGACAGGACACGCCAACAGGTTCGACAGGACACGTAGAAAGTCCCGACCGGACACGCGAAAGGCACCCACGGGACACGCCGGGGGTCAGCATCCAGGTCGTCGCCGGTGGAGCGGAACGCTCCGACTCCGTGCGCCTGGGCCTTCGCGCATTGCCCCTCGGGGTGTCGGTCGTGCTCGTCCACGACGCGGCCCGCGCGCTGACCCCCGTCGGGGTCTTCGACCGGGTGGTCGAAGCCGTGCGCTCCGGCCGCGCCGCCGTCACCCCGGCGCTGCCGGTCAGTGACACCGTCAAGCAGGTCGTCCTCGGCCCTGACGGCCTGGCCACGGTCGTGACCACCCTCGACCGGTTCACGTTGCGCGCCGTCCAGACCCCGCAGGGCTTTTCCCGCCCGACGCTGGAGCGGGCCCATGAGGAGTTCGAGCGGTCGGGTCCGGGGGTGGGTGGTGTCGCGAACGCCACCGACGACTGCAGCTTGGTCGAAGCGTGCGGCGGCCAGGTCACCGTGGTCGAAGGCTCGCCGCGGGCGCTGAAGATCACCACCCCCCACGACCTCGAGCAGGCCGCGGGTTGGCTGGCGCAGGCCGCGTCCACGAGCGCGGCCGGGACGGCCGCCGCCGCCCCCGACGGCGAGGAGGTCTCGTCATGA
- a CDS encoding CarD family transcriptional regulator, with protein MMFKVGETVVYPHHGAALIEEMKTRTIKGEEKLYLKLKVAQGDLTIEVPAENCDLVGVRDVVGKEGLDKVFAVLRAEHTEEPTNWSRRYKANLEKLASGDVIKVAEVVRDLWRRDKDRGLSTGEKRLLSKARQILVSELALAEKTNEDTAEATLDEVLAS; from the coding sequence ATGATGTTCAAGGTCGGAGAGACGGTTGTGTACCCCCACCACGGGGCCGCTCTCATCGAAGAAATGAAGACCCGGACCATCAAGGGCGAGGAGAAGCTCTACCTCAAGCTCAAGGTCGCCCAGGGAGATCTCACCATCGAGGTGCCCGCTGAGAACTGCGACCTGGTCGGTGTGCGTGACGTCGTGGGCAAGGAGGGCCTGGACAAGGTCTTCGCCGTGCTGCGCGCCGAGCACACCGAGGAGCCGACCAACTGGTCGCGCCGGTACAAGGCCAACCTGGAGAAGCTCGCCTCCGGCGATGTCATCAAGGTGGCCGAGGTGGTGCGTGACCTGTGGCGCCGGGACAAGGACCGTGGTCTGTCCACCGGCGAGAAGCGCCTGCTGTCCAAGGCCCGGCAGATCCTGGTCTCCGAGCTCGCGCTCGCCGAGAAGACCAACGAGGACACCGCCGAGGCCACCCTGGACGAGGTCCTCGCCTCCTGA
- the phoU gene encoding phosphate signaling complex protein PhoU, producing MRSHYQEELGHINEQLVQMSGLAATALERATRSLMDADLDLAQAVISDDAFLDALRRDVDNRAIDMLARQQPVATDLRQMVTTLRMSSDLERAGDLARHVAKLARLRYPAPALDEQLRPIFVEMSTIAIQMVRRAGEIVAASDAHGAAELMGADDTMDRLHREVFRILLDPSTSMSAQATVDATLLSRYYERFADHAVSVALRVVYLVTGVWADEQLPGAHEHFLSDVPRPHH from the coding sequence TTGCGCAGTCACTACCAGGAAGAGCTCGGACACATCAACGAGCAGCTGGTGCAGATGAGTGGCCTGGCGGCCACCGCCCTGGAGCGGGCGACTCGCTCGCTCATGGACGCTGACCTCGACCTGGCCCAGGCGGTCATCTCCGACGACGCCTTCCTGGACGCGCTGCGCCGCGATGTCGACAACCGCGCGATCGACATGCTGGCCCGTCAGCAGCCGGTCGCCACCGACCTGCGACAGATGGTGACCACCCTGCGGATGAGCTCGGACCTGGAGCGAGCGGGGGACCTGGCCCGGCACGTGGCCAAGCTGGCGCGGCTGCGCTACCCCGCCCCTGCCCTGGACGAGCAGCTGCGCCCGATCTTCGTGGAGATGTCGACCATCGCCATCCAGATGGTGCGCCGGGCCGGCGAGATCGTCGCAGCCAGCGATGCGCACGGCGCGGCCGAGCTGATGGGCGCGGACGACACGATGGACCGGCTGCACCGGGAGGTGTTCCGGATCCTGCTGGACCCCTCGACCTCGATGTCGGCGCAGGCGACCGTCGACGCCACCCTGCTTTCGCGCTACTACGAGCGCTTCGCCGACCATGCGGTCTCGGTCGCACTGCGCGTGGTCTACCTGGTGACGGGGGTCTGGGCCGACGAGCAGCTGCCCGGGGCGCACGAGCACTTCCTCAGCGACGTCCCCCGGCCACACCACTAG
- a CDS encoding sensor histidine kinase produces the protein MTPFAAGLLGGVLGALLTGLAWWLSHRLGRTASAPAAEEEPSEAGPRVPEGVEDVLTVLRSGGVVLDREGRVQTVSSNALAYGLVRRDRLAHEQLRRLAAQTLRDGIIRQAEFELPLSPIAGGRILLAVRVAPLAEEHVLLLVEDRTQARRVEEVRRDFVVNVSHELKTPVGGLQLLAEAVQDAADDPQAVARFAGRMTLETERLTRLVSEIIDLSRLQTTDPLADMVIVDVAACAAEAVEHTRLVAGLREVVATPTGDPAQLRVYGDPELVTTAIRNLVTNAINYSEDGTKVGVVTRRVDDVVEVSVSDEGRGISAEDQERVFERFYRVDTARSRLTGGTGLGLSIVKHICANHGGEVTLWSQEGQGSTFTLRLPAVVGDDRPIGSPADGPGRHLTLAPDIITEPLTLHDNSPARKVSP, from the coding sequence GTGACCCCCTTCGCTGCAGGCCTCCTGGGTGGCGTCCTGGGGGCCCTCCTGACCGGCCTGGCGTGGTGGCTGTCGCACCGCCTCGGCAGGACGGCGTCCGCGCCGGCGGCGGAGGAAGAGCCGTCCGAGGCCGGGCCGCGCGTGCCCGAGGGGGTTGAGGACGTCCTCACCGTGCTGCGGTCCGGCGGCGTCGTGCTGGACCGGGAGGGGCGGGTCCAGACCGTCAGCTCCAACGCCCTGGCCTACGGCCTGGTGCGCCGCGACCGGCTGGCGCACGAGCAGCTGCGCCGACTCGCGGCCCAGACTCTGCGCGACGGCATCATCCGGCAGGCCGAGTTCGAGCTCCCGCTCAGCCCCATCGCGGGCGGGCGAATCCTGCTGGCCGTTCGGGTCGCCCCCCTCGCCGAGGAGCACGTGCTCCTGCTGGTCGAGGACCGCACGCAGGCGCGGCGCGTCGAGGAGGTCCGCCGCGACTTCGTGGTCAACGTCAGCCATGAGCTCAAGACCCCCGTCGGCGGGCTGCAGCTGCTGGCCGAGGCCGTGCAGGACGCTGCCGACGACCCGCAGGCGGTGGCCCGGTTCGCCGGTCGGATGACCTTGGAGACCGAGCGGCTGACCCGCCTGGTCAGCGAGATCATCGACCTGTCCCGGCTGCAGACCACCGACCCGCTGGCGGACATGGTCATCGTCGACGTCGCGGCCTGCGCCGCTGAGGCGGTCGAGCACACGCGCCTCGTCGCGGGCCTGCGCGAGGTGGTCGCCACCCCGACCGGTGACCCGGCGCAGCTGCGGGTCTACGGCGACCCAGAGTTGGTGACCACCGCCATCCGCAACCTGGTGACTAACGCCATCAACTACTCCGAGGACGGCACCAAGGTCGGGGTGGTGACCCGGCGTGTGGACGACGTGGTCGAGGTCTCGGTCTCCGACGAGGGGCGCGGCATCTCCGCGGAAGACCAGGAACGGGTCTTCGAGCGCTTCTACCGGGTCGACACAGCCCGCTCCCGCCTCACCGGCGGCACGGGGCTGGGTTTGTCCATCGTCAAGCACATCTGCGCCAACCACGGCGGTGAGGTCACCCTTTGGAGCCAAGAGGGCCAGGGCTCGACCTTCACCCTGCGCCTGCCCGCGGTCGTCGGCGACGACCGGCCGATCGGCTCCCCCGCCGACGGCCCGGGCCGACACCTGACCCTCGCCCCCGACATCATCACCGAGCCCCTGACCCTGCACGACAACAGCCCTGCCCGAAAGGTGAGCCCATGA
- a CDS encoding response regulator transcription factor, with amino-acid sequence MTRILVVEDEESFSDPLSYLLEKEGYDVAVTATGPDALAEFDRNGADLVLLDLMLPGLSGVDVCRALRQRSNVPVIMLTAKDSEVDKVVGLEIGADDYVTKPYSGRELLARIKAVLRRLAEPEELLPSTIESGPVRMDVERHTVRVDGVPVTLPLKEFELLEMLLRNTGRVLTRGQLIDRVWGSDYVGDTKTLDVHIKRLRAKVEPHPSKPQHIVTVRGLGYKFEAV; translated from the coding sequence ATGACCCGCATCCTGGTCGTCGAGGACGAGGAGTCCTTCTCCGACCCCTTGTCCTACCTGCTGGAGAAGGAGGGATATGACGTCGCCGTCACCGCCACCGGGCCCGACGCGCTCGCCGAGTTCGACCGCAACGGCGCCGACCTGGTCCTGCTGGACCTGATGCTGCCGGGCCTGTCGGGGGTCGACGTCTGCCGAGCCCTGCGTCAGCGCTCCAACGTCCCGGTCATCATGCTGACCGCCAAGGACTCCGAGGTCGACAAGGTGGTCGGGCTGGAGATCGGCGCCGACGACTACGTCACCAAGCCCTACTCCGGTCGTGAGCTCCTGGCCCGGATCAAGGCGGTACTACGCCGGCTGGCCGAGCCCGAGGAGCTGTTGCCCTCCACGATCGAGTCCGGCCCTGTCCGGATGGACGTTGAACGGCATACCGTCCGGGTCGACGGGGTGCCGGTCACCCTGCCGCTGAAGGAGTTCGAGCTGCTGGAGATGCTGCTGCGCAACACCGGCCGGGTGCTGACCCGCGGCCAGCTCATCGACCGCGTCTGGGGCAGCGACTACGTCGGCGACACCAAGACCCTCGACGTGCACATCAAGCGGCTGCGCGCCAAGGTCGAGCCGCACCCGTCCAAGCCGCAGCACATCGTCACCGTGCGCGGCCTGGGCTACAAGTTCGAGGCCGTCTAA
- a CDS encoding phosphoglyceromutase, translated as MSTAAYTLILLRHGESEWNQKNLFTGWVDVDLTEKGHAEARRAGELLTQEGLAPDVLHTSLLRRAITTANSALDVADRHWIPVKRSWRLNERHYGALQGLDKAETREKYGEDQFMLWRRSFDTPPPEIEDDSEYSEAGDPRYAELGEDLPRTECLKDVIARMLPYWDSDIVPDLQAGSTVLVAAHGNSLRALVKHLDGVSDEDIVGLNIPTGIPLLYELDADLRPVERGGRYLDPEAAAEAIQQVANQGKK; from the coding sequence ATGAGCACGGCTGCCTACACCCTCATCCTGCTCCGCCACGGCGAGAGCGAGTGGAACCAGAAGAACCTGTTCACCGGTTGGGTGGACGTCGACCTGACGGAGAAGGGTCACGCCGAGGCACGGCGGGCCGGCGAGCTGCTCACCCAGGAGGGGTTGGCGCCGGACGTGCTGCACACCTCTCTGCTCCGACGGGCGATCACCACCGCCAACAGCGCCCTGGACGTGGCCGACCGGCACTGGATCCCGGTGAAGCGGTCCTGGCGTCTCAACGAGCGGCACTACGGCGCGCTGCAGGGTCTGGACAAGGCCGAGACCCGGGAGAAGTACGGCGAGGACCAGTTCATGCTGTGGCGCCGTTCCTTCGACACCCCGCCGCCGGAGATCGAGGACGACAGCGAGTACTCCGAGGCGGGCGACCCGCGCTACGCCGAACTCGGCGAGGACCTGCCGCGCACCGAGTGCCTCAAGGACGTCATCGCTCGGATGCTGCCCTACTGGGACAGCGACATCGTGCCCGACCTGCAGGCCGGGAGCACGGTGCTGGTCGCCGCCCACGGCAACAGCCTGCGGGCCCTGGTCAAGCACCTGGACGGCGTCAGCGACGAGGACATCGTCGGGTTGAACATCCCCACCGGCATCCCGCTGCTCTACGAGCTCGACGCCGACCTGCGCCCCGTGGAGCGCGGCGGGCGCTACCTTGACCCCGAGGCCGCCGCCGAGGCGATCCAGCAGGTGGCCAACCAGGGCAAGAAGTAG